Proteins encoded by one window of Lathyrus oleraceus cultivar Zhongwan6 chromosome 1, CAAS_Psat_ZW6_1.0, whole genome shotgun sequence:
- the LOC127092838 gene encoding SPX domain-containing protein 2: protein MKFGKSLNNQIEKTVPQWRDKFLSYKLLKKKLKLVQPTSDERPNKRARIDDGEMSNEETDFRNSLEDELHKFNSFFVEKEEECIIRFKELQDCVAKGKGSNEQMMQIHKDIVDFHGEMVLLENYSALNYTGLVKILKKYDKRTGALIRLPFIQKVLQEPFFTTDLLYKLIKQCETMLDGLFPFGESAEPGGDDPSTSTYATNRDDPFIPTEMAEMQKSLYLKSTISALHVLQEIRSGSSTVSMFSLPPLEQTLNKISVFEQTAE, encoded by the exons ATGAAATTCGGAAAGAGTCTCAACAACCAGATCGAGAAAACCGTTCCTCAATGGCGTGACAAATTTCTCTCTTACAAGCTACTCAAGAAGAAATTGAAGCTTGTTCAACCAACCTCCGATGAACGCCCGAACAAAAGAGCTAGGATCGACGACGGAGAAATGTCAAATGAAGAAACCGATTTCCGGAATTCCCTCGAAGATGAACTCCACAAATTCAATTCTTTCTTCGTTGAGAAAGAGGAAGAGTGCATCATAAGATTCAAG GAGTTACAAGATTGTGTGGCCAAAGGAAAGGGTTCTAACGAACAAATGATGCAAATTCACAAGGATATTGTAGATTTTCATGGAGAAATGGTTCTACTTGAAAACTATAGTGCTCTTAATTACACAGGACTAGTGAAAATTCTAAAGAAGTATGACAAGAGAACAGGAGCTCTCATTCGGTTGCCTTTCATTCAGAAGGTTTTGCAAGAACCGTTCTTTACCACTGACCTGCTCTACAAGCTTATAAAACAGTGTGAAACAATGCTGGATGGTCTTTTCCCCTTTGGCGAGTCAGCTGAACCGGGCGGAGACGATCCTTCTACTTCGACATATGCTACGAACAGAGATGATCCTTTTATACCGACGGAGATGGCTGAAATGCAGAAGAGTCTCTATTTGAAGAGTACAATATCTGCTTTGCATGTTCTGCAGGAAATCAGAAGTGGTAGCTCCACAGTTAGCATGTTTTCCTTGCCACCATTGGAACAAACTTTGAACAAAATTTCTGTTTTTGAACAAACAGCCGAGTAA